A window from Primulina huaijiensis isolate GDHJ02 chromosome 13, ASM1229523v2, whole genome shotgun sequence encodes these proteins:
- the LOC140991035 gene encoding phospholipase D alpha 1-like, translating into MAQILLHGTLHVTIYEVDSLGSGKGGNIFSKLKESFEETIGIGKGTQKIYTTIDLEKARVGRTRILENEPSNPRWYESFHIYCAHMASNVIFTVKDDNPIGATLIGRAYVPVPELLEGEEVDRWCEILDDDKNPISEGSKLHVKLQYFDVTRDRNWARGIKSSKYPGVPYTFFAQRKGCRVSLYQDAHVPDQFVPKIPLSGGKYYEPHRCWEDVFDAITNAKHLIYITGWSVYTEIALIRDSRRQKEGGDTTLGELLKRKASEGLKVIMLVWDDRTSVGLLKRDGLMATHDEETEHYFQGTEVHCVLCPRNPDDGGSFVQDLQISTMFTHHQKIVVVDSSLPNGDSERRRIVSFVGGIDLCDGRYDTPFHTLFRTLDTAHHDDFHQPNFTGAVITKGGPREPWHDIHSRLEGPIAWDVLFNFEQRWKKQGGKDILLNLRDLEDVIIPPSPATYTDDRETWNVQLFRSIDGGAAFGFPETPEDAAKAGLVSGKDNIIDRSIQDAYIHSIRRAKDFIYIENQYFLGGCFGWDSHDIKVEDIGALHLIPKELSLKIVSKIEAGERFAVYVVVPMWPEGIPESASVQAILDWQRRTMEMMYKDVIQALQAKGIEEDPRNYLTFFCLGNREVKKSGEYEPSEQPEADSNYLKAQEARRFMIYVHAKMMIVDDEYIIIGSANINQRSMDGARDSEIAMGAYQPYHLANRQPARGQIHGFRMSLWYEHLGLLDETFLHPGSEECAVKVNEIADKYWSLYSSEELEKDLPGHLLRYPIGITSEGDITELPGTEFFPDTKARVLGTKSDYLPPILTT; encoded by the exons ATGGCTCAGATATTACTTCATGGGACTCTCCATGTTACGATCTATGAAGTGGATAGTCTGGGAAGTGGAAAGGGTGGTAATATTTTCAGCAAG cTTAAGGAAAGCTTTGAAGAAACAATTGGTATCGGCAAAGGAACTCAAAAAATTTATACAACTATTGATTTAGAAAAAGCTAGAGTTGGGAGAACGAGAATTCTTGAGAACGAACCTAGCAACCCTAGGTGGTACGAATCTTTTCATATTTACTGTGCACATATGGCATCAAATGTGATATTCACTGTCAAAGATGACAATCCCATTGGTGCCACTTTAATTGGAAGAGCTTATGTACCTGTTCCTGAGCTTTTGGAAGGAGAAGAAGTGGATAGGTGGTGTGAGATATTGGACGATGACAAGAATCCTATAAGTGAAGGTTCTAAGCTCCATGTAAAGTTGCAGTATTTTGATGTGACTCGAGATCGTAATTGGGCTCGTGGAATTAAAAGCTCCAAGTATCCTGGGGTTCCTTATACTTTCTTCGCTCAGAGAAAAGGTTGTCGGGTTTCTTTGTACCAGGACGCTCATGTGCCAGACCAATTTGTTCCAAAGATCCCTCTATCTGGGGGAAAGTATTACGAGCCCCACAGATGCTGGGAAGATGTTTTTGATGCGATTACCAATGCAAAACATTTGATTTACATCACTGGATGGTCAGTCTACACGGAAATAGCATTGATACGAGACTCTAGGAGGCAGAAGGAAGGAGGTGATACGACTCTGGGTGAGCTGCTTAAGAGGAAAGCAAGTGAAGGCCTGAAGGTTATTATGCTTGTTTGGGATGATAGAACTTCTGTCGGTCTTCTGAAAAGGGACGGGTTGATGGCTACTCATGATGAGGAAACCGAACATTACTTCCAAGGGACGGAAGTTCATTGTGTGTTGTGCCCTCGTAATCCAGATGATGGTGGAAGCTTTGTTCAAGATTTGCAAATTTCTACCATGTTCACTCATCATCAGAAGATTGTTGTGGTGGATAGTAGTTTGCCTAATGGAGATTCGGAGAGGAGGAGAATTGTGAGTTTTGTTGGGGGTATTGATCTTTGTGATGGGAGATACGACACTCCCTTCCACACACTTTTCAGGACTCTGGACACCGCCCATCACGATGATTTTCATCAGCCTAATTTCACTGGAGCTGTAATCACGAAAGGTGGACCAAGGGAGCCTTGGCATGATATTCATTCTCGGTTGGAAGGGCCAATTGCGTGGGATGTTCTCTTTAATTTTGAACAGAGATGGAAGAAGCAAGGAGGGAAGGATATATTACTCAACTTGAGAGATCTGGAGGATGTTATTATTCCTCCATCACCAGCTACATACACCGATGATCGTGAGACGTGGAATGTTCAATTGTTCAGATCTATTGATGGTGGGGCGGCCTTTGGATTCCCTGAAACACCAGAAGATGCGGCCAAAGCGGGTCTCGTTAGTGGGAAAGATAATATAATTGACAGGAGCATTCAAGATGCATATATTCATTCCATACGTCGGGCCAAAGATTTTATTTACATCGAAAATCAGTATTTTCTTGGAGGCTGTTTCGGCTGGGATTCCCATGATATTAAGGTCGAAGATATTGGAGCTCTGCATCTCATTCCTAAGGAACTTTCTTTGAAGATTGTTAGTAAGATCGAGGCTGGAGAAAGGTTCGCCGTATACGTTGTCGTCCCTATGTGGCCTGAAGGTATCCCGGAGAGTGCATCTGTTCAGGCTATCTTAGATTGGCAGAGGAGAACAATGGAGATGATGTATAAAGACGTCATTCAAGCCCTTCAAGCTAAAGGCATTGAGGAGGACCCTCGAAATTACCTAACGTTCTTCTGCCTTGGTAATAGAGAGGTCAAGAAAAGTGGCGAATATGAGCCTTCTGAACAACCGGAAGCTGATTCAAATTATCTCAAAGCGCAGGAAGCTCGCCGTTTTATGATATACGTACATGCCAAGATGATGATAG TTGATGACGAGTACATAATAATTGGATCAGCCAACATCAACCAAAGATCAATGGACGGTGCTAGGGATTCAGAGATAGCGATGGGAGCCTACCAACCCTATCATTTAGCTAACAGGCAGCCGGCAAGAGGCCAAATCCATGGTTTCCGTATGTCATTATGGTACGAGCATTTGGGATTGCTGGACGAGACGTTTCTTCATCCAGGAAGCGAGGAATGTGCTGTGAAAGTGAATGAGATAGCTGACAAGTATTGGAGTCTCTACTCGTCTGAAGAGCTTGAAAAGGATCTTCCTGGTCACTTGCTCCGCTACCCCATCGGGATCACCAGTGAAGGAGATATCACAGAGCTTCCTGGAACCGAATTCTTCCCTGATACCAAAGCACGCGTCCTTGGTACAAAGTCTGATTACCTCCCACCTATCCTTACCACCTAA